In Bacteroidales bacterium, the genomic stretch TTAAATAAATTTACTTCTGGTCCTTTAATAAAAGATGTATTGTCTATTACATTTTGAATTGAAAAGTTTATTTCATCTTTTATTTTTTCATATTGACATTTCAGGTCAACCATCCTGATTTCTTTCATCGCGACATGTAAATTATTTAGCGTAGTTAATAGCTCTTGTTTCACGAATTACTGTTATTTTAACCTGTCCGGGGTATGTCATTTCGTTCTGGATTTTTTTTGCAATTTCATATGACAAAGTCTCAGATTCTTTATCAGATATTTTTTCGCTACCAACAATAACTCTTAATTCTCTACCTGCCTGAATTGCATATGTTTTTAATACCCCAGGGTAGGATAATGCCAATTCTTCAAGATCTTTAAGTCTTTTTATATATGATTCTACTACTTCTCTCCTTGCACCCGGTCTTGCACCTGAAATTGCATCACAAACCTGAACAATAGGAGAAATTAAAGTATTCATTTCTGTTTCATCATGATGGGCTCCAATAGCATTACATACTTCCGGTTTTTCTTTATACTTTTCTGCCAGCTTCATTCCGAGAATTGCATGTGGTAAATCCGGCTCATCATCAGGAACTTTCCCAATATCATGTAATAGTCCTGCACGTTTTGCTAATCGGGTGTTCAATCCTAATTCAGCAGCCATTATTGCGGATAAATTCGCAACTTCCCTTGAGTGTTGCAATAGATTTTGACCATAAGAAGAACGATATTTCATTTTACCGATAATTCTTATTAATTCAGGATGTAAGCCATGAATACCAAGGTCAATTGCTGTTCTTTTACCAACATCAATAATTTCTTCCTCAACTCGATTTTGAGTTTTTTCAACAATTTCCTCAATTCTTGCAGGATGTATTCTTCCATCAGTAACAAGTTGATGTAAAGCTAATCTTGCTATTTCTCTTCTAACCGGATCAAAAGCTGATAAAATAATTGCTTCGGGAGTATCGTCAACAATTATCTCAACCCCTGTAGCTGCTTCTAAAGCACGAATATTACGACCTTCTCTGCCTATTATTCTTCCTTTAACATCGTCATTATCAATATGAAAAACTGTAACTGAATTTTCTACTGCATATTCTGAAGCAACTCTTTGGACAGTTTGTATAACAATTTTTTTAGCTTCTTTATTGGCAGACATTTTCGCTTCATCCATAATTTCATTAATATAGGACATAGCTTCGGTTTTTGCTTCTGCTTTCAATGATTCAATTAATTGAGCCTTAGCATTATCAATAGAAAGACCCGAAATTGCTACTAATTGTTCAACTTGTTGATTATGAAGTTTTGTTAATTCTTCACTTTTTTTCTCAACAACATCTAATTGAGTATTTAGATTTTCCCTTATAATATCATTTTCTTTCTTTTTTCTTTGATAATCTTCTAATTTTTGAGACAATGTGCTTTCTTTTTGTTTTATCCTGTTTTCAATTGCTGATATTTTATTGTTTTTCTCATTAATATATTTTTCATGTTCCGACTTAAGATGTAGAAATCTTTCCTTAGCCTGCAACATCTTGTCTTTTTTTATAATTTCAGCCTCACCTTCTGCATCTTTAACAATTGTTTCATTTCTTTTTCTTAAAGCTACTTGTAAAATGAAATATGCAACAATAGCACCAATTAAAAATGCAATAATGCCTGCAATAATTATTGAAATAAAATTTATATCCATAGTTATTATATATTTAATTTAATTAAAAAAAAACCCACATTAATAGCTTTATTAATTTGTAAAACCCCTGTAAAAACATGGGTGGAGCCACTATTATACCTCAGATTTCCGTTGTTTTCAAAAAATGAAAAACCTTTCGGTTACGGCCTGTCTTTAATAAAATAAGATAAACTCCAATTTTGAAAATGTTGAGTTTTCAAAACGAATAAAGCATTAATGCGGGCAATGATAATAATTCATTTATTTTAAAGAACGTTTTTACTCTTTTTTTAAATACTCATCTAAATCTCTGTCAATTTCTTTAATTGCTTCAACAATAGGTATAATATCTATTTTTTCATCGTTTTCAACTATTTTTGTAACAAATTGCAATGAAGCCATAGCTAAAAGATCTTGTTCGTCTTTATCTGAATATACTTTTTGATATTGTAGAATTGTATCATTAATTTTTTTCGCTGCTTTTCTGATTTTCTCCTCATCCTTCCTATCGATTTTTAATGGATAATATCTGTCAATAACATTTACTCTTATTGTAAGTTTATCATCCATTATTTACTTTATTTTTATCTATTTAAAAGAGCAATACAATTATCAATTTCCCGCACAATTTTGTTAAGTTTTATCTTAGCATCATGTGTATCATCACTTGAAGCTAAAATATTTTTCGCTAATTTTAATTTATTATATTTTTCGTTTAATTTTATACACTCTTGATTATTAATTTCTATTTCTTTATTTAATATTTCGTTTTTATTTATTAATTCTTGATTTTCTTTTTTTAAACCTTCATATAATTTTCTTAAACTATTAATTTTGCTGCTTAAACCTTCAATTAATAATTTATTATCGTCTATCATTTATACAAGAATTTCTTGTACAAATTTAATACTGCTTTAACTAATTAACAAATATAATAGTTTAATTTTACTAACAGACTACGT encodes the following:
- the rny gene encoding ribonuclease Y — translated: MDINFISIIIAGIIAFLIGAIVAYFILQVALRKRNETIVKDAEGEAEIIKKDKMLQAKERFLHLKSEHEKYINEKNNKISAIENRIKQKESTLSQKLEDYQRKKKENDIIRENLNTQLDVVEKKSEELTKLHNQQVEQLVAISGLSIDNAKAQLIESLKAEAKTEAMSYINEIMDEAKMSANKEAKKIVIQTVQRVASEYAVENSVTVFHIDNDDVKGRIIGREGRNIRALEAATGVEIIVDDTPEAIILSAFDPVRREIARLALHQLVTDGRIHPARIEEIVEKTQNRVEEEIIDVGKRTAIDLGIHGLHPELIRIIGKMKYRSSYGQNLLQHSREVANLSAIMAAELGLNTRLAKRAGLLHDIGKVPDDEPDLPHAILGMKLAEKYKEKPEVCNAIGAHHDETEMNTLISPIVQVCDAISGARPGARREVVESYIKRLKDLEELALSYPGVLKTYAIQAGRELRVIVGSEKISDKESETLSYEIAKKIQNEMTYPGQVKITVIRETRAINYAK
- a CDS encoding cell division protein ZapA is translated as MDDKLTIRVNVIDRYYPLKIDRKDEEKIRKAAKKINDTILQYQKVYSDKDEQDLLAMASLQFVTKIVENDEKIDIIPIVEAIKEIDRDLDEYLKKE